The following are encoded in a window of Clarias gariepinus isolate MV-2021 ecotype Netherlands chromosome 8, CGAR_prim_01v2, whole genome shotgun sequence genomic DNA:
- the ret gene encoding proto-oncogene tyrosine-protein kinase receptor Ret isoform X2 has protein sequence MRERASEQPYFCLYWKKPAPYASWFYIDSATGVIYMNKTLDWTDFESLSSNWPALARRLSLKVTVSQMQCALFHSVEISLIFFNATAPACGHMKSMKLCFPDRDTNPHIKENRIPGSLRQLRRFTHANLCPNYTISYEVEPETPGPFVVNDTTSELVVTAPLDREEKEVYLLLIKCLVWREKTMHTVLTTLHINIHDEDDNPPYVNGTDTEDVLIEFSRSKGAAFGNLFVYDRDTTSTYQKEQSQNKYVWTLLTNDSWIKDTFTIQQNFSEEKPIFGNVRGTVYKYKLLLNRNILVDEKRSFQLDFLVNDTTFQGPEGTLMLHFNVTILPVPISFGNTSYIFGLSRKSMAYSKIDNVCVDNCLKFKGIEIAYHLELGVKNISADIQSCYTAVDVARNLEDMSGVLYVNDTEPLHRPECQELHYVLVADELHKKFQTKTTVIISFEGEADPLMTEGQRLLACAAKRQRGECETFRGLGTPSGRCQWRQSTEKGVISEKYSTCSPDLRTCPDGYCDVIESKNISICPQDCTREPIIGGHERGLMLGIKAGHGTCYCYSEKCFCEQDDMEEAICDDMCKTVIATAVLLSFIVSILLSSYFIHRYHKSTPKPPIASAEMTFRRPAQSYPISYSANNVRRGSLDSMENQVAIDTFKIPEDPKWEFPRKNLVLGKTLGEGEFGKVVKATAFRLKGKAGYTTVAVKMLKENASHSELRDLLSEFTLLKQVNHPHVIKMYGACSQDGPLYLIVEYAKYGSLRNFLRESRKVGPSYMGNDANRNSSYLENPDERALTMGDLISFAWQISRGMQYLAEMKLVHRDLAARNVLVAEGRKMKISDFGLSRDVYEEDSYVKRSKGRIPVKWMAIESLFDHIYTTQSDVWSFGVLLWEIVTLGGNPYPGIAPERLFNLLKTGYRMEKPENCTEEMYNLMLRCWKQEPDKRPTFSEISKELEKMMVKSRDYLDLAASTPADALLYDDTLSEEDTPLVDCNNAPLPRTLPSTWIENKLYGMSYPNWPEKSPVLLNRLDATNPEFTRYANDSVYANWMALPSPTKIMDKLDS, from the exons ATGCGGGAGAGAGCTTCAGAGCAGCCATACTTCTGCCTGTACTGGAAGAAACCTGCTCCTTATGCATCGTGGTTCTATATCGACTCTGCGACAGGAGTGATCTACATGAACAAAACACTGGATTGGACAGATTTTGAGTCATTAT CTAGCAACTGGCCTGCGCTGGCAAGGAGGTTGTCCCTGAAAGTGACAGTATCCCAAATGCAATGCGCACTGTTTCACAGTGTGGAGATCAGTCTTATATTCTTCAATGCAACAGCACCCGCATGTGGCCACATGAAGTCAATGAAACTGTGCTTTCCTGATCGCGACACAAACCCCCACATCAAGGAGAACCGCATACCCGGATCTTTGCGCCAGCTTCGTCGCTTTACCCATGCTAACCTCTGTCCCAACTACACCATCAGCTATGAGGTGGAACCAG AGACCCCAGGGCCATTTGTGGTCAATGACACCACTTCTGAGCTGGTAGTCACAGCACCTTTAGACCGTGAGGAAAAGGAGGTCTATCTTCTGCTCATAAAATGTTTAGTATGGAGAGAAAAGACAATGCATACTGTTCTTACTACCCTGCATATAAACATACATGATGAAGATGACAATCCCCCATATGTGAATGGCACAGACACTGAAGATGTGCTTATTGAATTTAGCCGCAGTAAG GGAGCTGCGTTTGGCAATCTGTTTGTTTATGACAGAGACACAACTTCTACCTATCAGAAGGAACAGAGCCAGAATAAGTATGTATGGACGCTTTTGACTAATGACTCCTGGATTAAAGACACATTTACTATTCAGCAGAATTTCAGTGAAGAAAAGCCCATCTTTGGCAACGTGCGAGGCACAGTCTATAAATACA AGTTGCTTCTCAACAGGAACATTTTAGTGGATGAGAAGCGCTCATTTCAGTTGGATTTTCTGGTCAATGATACTACATTTCAAGGCCCTGAGGGAACTCTGATGCTGCATTTCAATGTTACCATCTTGCCAGTTCCTATAAGCTTTGGTAACACTTCCTACATCTTTGGGCTCTCTCGGAAGTCCATGGCCTACTCCAAG ATTGACAATGTATGTGTGGACAACTGCCTGAAGTTCAAGGGTATTGAAATTGCATACCATTTAGAGTTGGGTGTCAAGAACATCTCGGCTGACATTCAGTCCTGCTACACGGCAGTTGATGTGGCACGGAATCTCGAGGACATGTCTGGTGTTCTCTATGTAAACGACACAGAGCCCCTACACAGGCCTGAATGTCAGGAGCTGCAttatgtgcttgttgctgaTGAGCTGCATAAGAAGTTTCagacaaaaacaacagtcaTCATCAGTTTTGAAGGCGAAG CGGATCCTTTAATGACAGAGGGGCAGCGCTTGTTGGCCTGTGCAGCAAAAAGACAGCGTGGGGAGTGTGAGACATTTAGAGGCCTGGGAACTCCCAGTGGAAGATGTCAGTGGAGACAGAGCACAGAAAAGGGTG TCATATCAGAAAAGTATTCCACTTGTTCTCCAGACCTGCGTACTTGTCCAGATGGCTACTGTGATGTGATTGAAAGCAAAAATATATCCATATGTCCTCAGGATTGCACCC GTGAGCCAATTATTGGAGGCCATGAGAGAGGCCTGATGCTTGGCATTAAGGCAGGACATGGAACCTGCTATTGCTATTcagaaaagtgtttttgtgaGCAAGATGATATGGAAG AGGCGATATGCGATGATATGTGTAAGACTGTCATAGCCACTGCAGTCCTTCTCTCCTTTATCGTCTCCATTCTCCTCTCCTCCTACTTCATCCATCGTTATCACAAGAGCACCCCCAAACCACCCATCGCTTCAGCTGAGATGACTTTCCGCAGACCTGCCCAGTCCTATCCTATCAGCTACTCCGCCAACAACGTCCGACGAGGATCTCTGGACTCCATGGAAAACCAGGTCGCCATCGACACCTTCAAGATACCT GAGGATCCGAAGTGGGAATTCCCACGAAAGAACCTAGTCCTGGGTAAAACTCTCGGAGAGGGAGAGTTTGGGAAGGTCGTAAAAGCAACAGCATTCCGGCTTAAAGGAAAGGCAGGCTACACTACAGTagctgtaaaaatgttaaaag AAAACGCTTCTCACAGTGAACTTCGTGACCTGTTGTCAGAATTCACCCTTCTTAAGCAAGTCAACCATCCACATGTAATCAAAATGTATGGTGCTTGTAGCCAGGATg GCCCCTTGTATCTGATCGTTGAATATGCCAAGTATGGATCACTGCGAAACTTTCTGAGAGAGAGCCGGAAAGTGGGGCCCAGCTATATGGGTAACGATGCCAACCGCAACTCCAGCTACCTTGAGAATCCAGATGAAAGAGCTCTGACCATGGGAGACCTCATTTCATTTGCCTGGCAGATTTCCAGAGGAATGCAATACCTAGCTGAAATGAAG CTTGTTCATAGAGATCTTGCTGCAAGGAATGTGCTTGTAGCAGAGGGCAGAAAGATGAAGATATCAGACTTTGGTTTGTCTCGAGATGTCTATGAGGAAGATTCCTATGTAAAGAGGAGCAAG GGTCGTATTCCTGTCAAATGGATGGCTATTGAATCCCTGTTTGACCACATATATACCACACAAAGTGACGT CTGGTCCTTCGGAGTGCTGTTATGGGAAATCGTGACCCTGGGTGGAAATCCGTACCCAGGCATTGCACCAGAGCGACTCTTTAATCTACTCAAGACTGGCTACAGGATGGAAAAACCTGAGAACTGCACTGAAGAAAT GTATAATCTGATGCTTCGCTGCTGGAAGCAGGAACCAGATAAGAGACCGACCTTTAGTGAGATCAGCAAAGAGCTGGAGAAGATGATGGTGAAAAGCAGA GACTATCTGGATCTGGCAGCTTCCACTCCTGCAGACGCACTGCTATATGACGACACTCTGTCTGAAGAGGATACTCCTCTAGTGGACTGTAATAACGCCCCTCTCCCTCGAACCCTCCCTTCCACTTGGATTGAAAACAAGCTCTATG gCATGTCATACCCGAACTGGCCTGAGAAGAGCCCGGTACTGCTCAACAGACTTGATGCAACTAATCCAGAATTTACAAGATATGCCAATGATAGTGTTTATGCAAACTGGATGGCTTTGCCTTCTCCTACAAAAATTATGGACAAGCTTGATAGTTAA
- the csgalnact2 gene encoding chondroitin sulfate N-acetylgalactosaminyltransferase 2 translates to MPRRGLPLQGRVRWLLLGIFLFFVFLFFAYLLECTPPADVNHGLPGLGGEPYGKEYYQALLQEQEERHLSRAASLKRQIAQLKQELQEMNDKLKSLQERKESPGIQGLVDGKDQEPSDLLDFLHSQIDKAEVNTGARLPSEYALVPFESFTTTKVYQLEMGLTRHPEEKPVRKDRRDELVEVIEAGLDVLNNPDEEDGQEEDIPMQRQTFTDSHFVEGLYRTERDKGTQYELYFAKENSHEFRHVTLFRPFGPLMKVRSTSVDTANTIINIIVPLSGRTEAFIQFLHNFREVCIHQDKRVHLTVVYFGEDGLQEVTSSLQKMSSKENFTNYTLIPVDEEFSRGRGLDIGAHAWKKETDVLMFFCDVDIYFTLEFLNTCRLNTMPGKRVFYPVVFSLYNPAIVYGNLDLTPPIEHQLIHKKDAGFWRDFGFGMTCQYRSDFLTIGGFDLEVKGWGVEDVHLYRKYLRSELIVMRTPVSGLFHLWHEKLCADELTPEQYRMCIQSKAMNEASHSHLGMLVFREEIENHLRKQAYKSQSRAED, encoded by the exons ATGCCCAGACGAGGGCTGCCACTGCAAGGCCGGGTGCGCTGGCTCCTTCTGggtatatttttgttctttgtctTCCTCTTCTTTGCCTACTTGCTGGAATGTACACCACCTGCAGATGTGAACCATGGGTTGCCTGGCCTCGGAGGGGAACCTTATGGAAAAGAATATTATCAGGCACTGCTTCAGGAGCAAGAGGAGCGACACCTCAGCCGAGCAGCCAGCCTCAAGAGGCAGATTGCCCAGCTTAAACAGGAGCTGCAGGAGATGAATGACAAGCTAAAGAGCTTGCAGGAGAGAAAAGAGAGCCCTGGAATACAGGGCCTGGTTGATGGTAAAGATCAGGAACCGAGTGATTTGTTGGATTTCCTGCATTCGCAGATCGATAAGGCCGAGGTGAATACAGGAGCAAGGCTCCCCAGCGAGTATGCTTTAGTGCCTTTTGAAAGTTTTACCACAACAAAAGTTTATCAGTTGGAGATGGGGCTCACCCGGCATCCTGAAGAAAAGCCTGTACGCAAGGACCGGCGAGATGAGCTAGTGGAGGTAATTGAGGCAGGCCTGGATGTCCTTAACAATCCTGATGAAGAGGATGGTCAAGAGGAAGACATCCCCATGCAGAGACAGACATTCACAGACAGCCACTTTGTTGAAG GCCTCTATAGGACTGAGCGGGATAAAGGAACACAGTACGAGTTGTACTTTGCAAAGGAAAATTCGCATGAATTCCGTCATGTTACTCTGTTCCGTCCATTTGGTCCCTTAATGAAAGTTAGGAGCACATCTGTGGACACCGCCAACACAATCATTAATATCATAGTGCCTTTGTCAGGCAGAACAGAAGCTTTTATTCAGTTTCTACACAACTTCAG GGAGGTGTGTATACATCAGGACAAACGAGTCCATCTTACAGTGGTTTACTTTGGGGAAGATGGTTTGCAAGAGGTGACATCATCCTTACAAAAAATGTCCAG TAAGGAGAATTTCACAAACTACACTCTCATCCCTGTGGACGAGGAGTTTTCCCGTGGCAGAGGATTGGACATCGGTGCTCACGCGTGGAAAAAAGAAACCGACGTGTTGATGTTTTTCTGCGATGTagatatttatttcacattagaATTCCTCAACACCTGCCGTCTCAATACAATGCCTG GGAAACGAGTGTTCTATCCAGTAGTGTTTAGTTTATATAATCCTGCCATAGTGTATGGGAATCTTGATTTGACGCCGCCCATTGAACATCAGTTG ATTCATAAAAAAGATGCTGGATTCTGGAGGGACTTTGGATTTGGAATGACGTGTCAGTACCGTTCAGACTTCCTCACTATCG GAGGATTTGATCTGGAAGTGAAGGGTTGGGGAGTGGAGGACGTCCACCTGTACAGAAAGTATCTGAGGAGCGAGCTGATAGTGATGCGCACGCCTGTTTCAGGTCTCTTCCACCTGTGGCACGAGAAGCTGTGTGCAGATGAGTTAACGCCAGAACAGTATCGCATGTGTATCCAGTCCAAAGCTATGAACGAAGCTTCTCACTCTCATTTGGGCATGTTAGTGTTCCGCGAGGAAATCGAAAACCACCTCCGCAAGCAGGCCTACAAAAGTCAGAGCAGAGCAGAGGATTAA
- the ret gene encoding proto-oncogene tyrosine-protein kinase receptor Ret isoform X1 has translation MGRTRVFTLWGDTVLVLLLLWEGSWGLYFPQPTYTESIYIGQAAGTPVLQVHPMRERASEQPYFCLYWKKPAPYASWFYIDSATGVIYMNKTLDWTDFESLSSNWPALARRLSLKVTVSQMQCALFHSVEISLIFFNATAPACGHMKSMKLCFPDRDTNPHIKENRIPGSLRQLRRFTHANLCPNYTISYEVEPETPGPFVVNDTTSELVVTAPLDREEKEVYLLLIKCLVWREKTMHTVLTTLHINIHDEDDNPPYVNGTDTEDVLIEFSRSKGAAFGNLFVYDRDTTSTYQKEQSQNKYVWTLLTNDSWIKDTFTIQQNFSEEKPIFGNVRGTVYKYKLLLNRNILVDEKRSFQLDFLVNDTTFQGPEGTLMLHFNVTILPVPISFGNTSYIFGLSRKSMAYSKIDNVCVDNCLKFKGIEIAYHLELGVKNISADIQSCYTAVDVARNLEDMSGVLYVNDTEPLHRPECQELHYVLVADELHKKFQTKTTVIISFEGEADPLMTEGQRLLACAAKRQRGECETFRGLGTPSGRCQWRQSTEKGVISEKYSTCSPDLRTCPDGYCDVIESKNISICPQDCTREPIIGGHERGLMLGIKAGHGTCYCYSEKCFCEQDDMEEAICDDMCKTVIATAVLLSFIVSILLSSYFIHRYHKSTPKPPIASAEMTFRRPAQSYPISYSANNVRRGSLDSMENQVAIDTFKIPEDPKWEFPRKNLVLGKTLGEGEFGKVVKATAFRLKGKAGYTTVAVKMLKENASHSELRDLLSEFTLLKQVNHPHVIKMYGACSQDGPLYLIVEYAKYGSLRNFLRESRKVGPSYMGNDANRNSSYLENPDERALTMGDLISFAWQISRGMQYLAEMKLVHRDLAARNVLVAEGRKMKISDFGLSRDVYEEDSYVKRSKGRIPVKWMAIESLFDHIYTTQSDVWSFGVLLWEIVTLGGNPYPGIAPERLFNLLKTGYRMEKPENCTEEMYNLMLRCWKQEPDKRPTFSEISKELEKMMVKSRDYLDLAASTPADALLYDDTLSEEDTPLVDCNNAPLPRTLPSTWIENKLYGMSYPNWPEKSPVLLNRLDATNPEFTRYANDSVYANWMALPSPTKIMDKLDS, from the exons ATGGGTAGGACGCGGGTTTTTACGCTGTGGGGAGACACCGTCCTGGTCCTCTTGCTTCTCTGGGAAG GCTCTTGGGGACTGTATTTCCCTCAGCCCACATACACAGAGAGCATCTATATTGGCCAGGCTGCAGGTACACCAGTGCTACAGGTGCATCCCATGCGGGAGAGAGCTTCAGAGCAGCCATACTTCTGCCTGTACTGGAAGAAACCTGCTCCTTATGCATCGTGGTTCTATATCGACTCTGCGACAGGAGTGATCTACATGAACAAAACACTGGATTGGACAGATTTTGAGTCATTAT CTAGCAACTGGCCTGCGCTGGCAAGGAGGTTGTCCCTGAAAGTGACAGTATCCCAAATGCAATGCGCACTGTTTCACAGTGTGGAGATCAGTCTTATATTCTTCAATGCAACAGCACCCGCATGTGGCCACATGAAGTCAATGAAACTGTGCTTTCCTGATCGCGACACAAACCCCCACATCAAGGAGAACCGCATACCCGGATCTTTGCGCCAGCTTCGTCGCTTTACCCATGCTAACCTCTGTCCCAACTACACCATCAGCTATGAGGTGGAACCAG AGACCCCAGGGCCATTTGTGGTCAATGACACCACTTCTGAGCTGGTAGTCACAGCACCTTTAGACCGTGAGGAAAAGGAGGTCTATCTTCTGCTCATAAAATGTTTAGTATGGAGAGAAAAGACAATGCATACTGTTCTTACTACCCTGCATATAAACATACATGATGAAGATGACAATCCCCCATATGTGAATGGCACAGACACTGAAGATGTGCTTATTGAATTTAGCCGCAGTAAG GGAGCTGCGTTTGGCAATCTGTTTGTTTATGACAGAGACACAACTTCTACCTATCAGAAGGAACAGAGCCAGAATAAGTATGTATGGACGCTTTTGACTAATGACTCCTGGATTAAAGACACATTTACTATTCAGCAGAATTTCAGTGAAGAAAAGCCCATCTTTGGCAACGTGCGAGGCACAGTCTATAAATACA AGTTGCTTCTCAACAGGAACATTTTAGTGGATGAGAAGCGCTCATTTCAGTTGGATTTTCTGGTCAATGATACTACATTTCAAGGCCCTGAGGGAACTCTGATGCTGCATTTCAATGTTACCATCTTGCCAGTTCCTATAAGCTTTGGTAACACTTCCTACATCTTTGGGCTCTCTCGGAAGTCCATGGCCTACTCCAAG ATTGACAATGTATGTGTGGACAACTGCCTGAAGTTCAAGGGTATTGAAATTGCATACCATTTAGAGTTGGGTGTCAAGAACATCTCGGCTGACATTCAGTCCTGCTACACGGCAGTTGATGTGGCACGGAATCTCGAGGACATGTCTGGTGTTCTCTATGTAAACGACACAGAGCCCCTACACAGGCCTGAATGTCAGGAGCTGCAttatgtgcttgttgctgaTGAGCTGCATAAGAAGTTTCagacaaaaacaacagtcaTCATCAGTTTTGAAGGCGAAG CGGATCCTTTAATGACAGAGGGGCAGCGCTTGTTGGCCTGTGCAGCAAAAAGACAGCGTGGGGAGTGTGAGACATTTAGAGGCCTGGGAACTCCCAGTGGAAGATGTCAGTGGAGACAGAGCACAGAAAAGGGTG TCATATCAGAAAAGTATTCCACTTGTTCTCCAGACCTGCGTACTTGTCCAGATGGCTACTGTGATGTGATTGAAAGCAAAAATATATCCATATGTCCTCAGGATTGCACCC GTGAGCCAATTATTGGAGGCCATGAGAGAGGCCTGATGCTTGGCATTAAGGCAGGACATGGAACCTGCTATTGCTATTcagaaaagtgtttttgtgaGCAAGATGATATGGAAG AGGCGATATGCGATGATATGTGTAAGACTGTCATAGCCACTGCAGTCCTTCTCTCCTTTATCGTCTCCATTCTCCTCTCCTCCTACTTCATCCATCGTTATCACAAGAGCACCCCCAAACCACCCATCGCTTCAGCTGAGATGACTTTCCGCAGACCTGCCCAGTCCTATCCTATCAGCTACTCCGCCAACAACGTCCGACGAGGATCTCTGGACTCCATGGAAAACCAGGTCGCCATCGACACCTTCAAGATACCT GAGGATCCGAAGTGGGAATTCCCACGAAAGAACCTAGTCCTGGGTAAAACTCTCGGAGAGGGAGAGTTTGGGAAGGTCGTAAAAGCAACAGCATTCCGGCTTAAAGGAAAGGCAGGCTACACTACAGTagctgtaaaaatgttaaaag AAAACGCTTCTCACAGTGAACTTCGTGACCTGTTGTCAGAATTCACCCTTCTTAAGCAAGTCAACCATCCACATGTAATCAAAATGTATGGTGCTTGTAGCCAGGATg GCCCCTTGTATCTGATCGTTGAATATGCCAAGTATGGATCACTGCGAAACTTTCTGAGAGAGAGCCGGAAAGTGGGGCCCAGCTATATGGGTAACGATGCCAACCGCAACTCCAGCTACCTTGAGAATCCAGATGAAAGAGCTCTGACCATGGGAGACCTCATTTCATTTGCCTGGCAGATTTCCAGAGGAATGCAATACCTAGCTGAAATGAAG CTTGTTCATAGAGATCTTGCTGCAAGGAATGTGCTTGTAGCAGAGGGCAGAAAGATGAAGATATCAGACTTTGGTTTGTCTCGAGATGTCTATGAGGAAGATTCCTATGTAAAGAGGAGCAAG GGTCGTATTCCTGTCAAATGGATGGCTATTGAATCCCTGTTTGACCACATATATACCACACAAAGTGACGT CTGGTCCTTCGGAGTGCTGTTATGGGAAATCGTGACCCTGGGTGGAAATCCGTACCCAGGCATTGCACCAGAGCGACTCTTTAATCTACTCAAGACTGGCTACAGGATGGAAAAACCTGAGAACTGCACTGAAGAAAT GTATAATCTGATGCTTCGCTGCTGGAAGCAGGAACCAGATAAGAGACCGACCTTTAGTGAGATCAGCAAAGAGCTGGAGAAGATGATGGTGAAAAGCAGA GACTATCTGGATCTGGCAGCTTCCACTCCTGCAGACGCACTGCTATATGACGACACTCTGTCTGAAGAGGATACTCCTCTAGTGGACTGTAATAACGCCCCTCTCCCTCGAACCCTCCCTTCCACTTGGATTGAAAACAAGCTCTATG gCATGTCATACCCGAACTGGCCTGAGAAGAGCCCGGTACTGCTCAACAGACTTGATGCAACTAATCCAGAATTTACAAGATATGCCAATGATAGTGTTTATGCAAACTGGATGGCTTTGCCTTCTCCTACAAAAATTATGGACAAGCTTGATAGTTAA